The following coding sequences lie in one Arachis hypogaea cultivar Tifrunner chromosome 4, arahy.Tifrunner.gnm2.J5K5, whole genome shotgun sequence genomic window:
- the LOC112794603 gene encoding uncharacterized protein, producing the protein MERFNKACLEIQDLPTEAVIMGLVNRLREGPFSQSISKRHPTSLSNVQERAEKYINMEENAILREPGWRPGHPHSSREKEREPKKKEEVRSERPRRYHSHTSLRVFLVNIYREIYHTEKLPPPRCIKNKKGGSRSEYCEYHKLYGHSTNNCYDLKNVTEKLAKEGQLDRYLMERSDNHGKRKRDEEDWRDLPPRTPERHIHMISEGFAGGGLTNSSRKRHLKEVYQVGSELLDLPIISFTKEDGQGIVPGHDDLVVITMILTNTHLHRTLVDQGSSADILFKPVFDKLGLDEKELRAYPDTLFELGNTPIKPQGFISLHKTFGKGMKSKTLSINFIVVNLGLAYNALIGRTALNWLGAVVSTPIFA; encoded by the coding sequence ATggagaggttcaacaaagcatgcttggAAATTCAAGATTTGCCTACGGAAGCAGTGATCATGGGCCTAGTAAATAGACTCCGAGAAGGACCCTTCTCTCAGTCCATCTCGAAAAGACATCCGACTTCTTTAAGCaatgtacaagaaagagctgaaaagtacatcaacatggaggagaatgccATATTACGGGAACCAGGCTGGCGACCCGGGCACCCTCACTCGTCAAGGGAGAAGGAGAGGGagcccaagaagaaagaagaagtcaGGTCTGAAAGGCCCAGAAGATATCATTCTCATACTTCCCTACGAGTTTTTCTAGTTAACATTTACAGAGAAATTTATCACACTGAAAAGCTACCTCCCCCTCGATGCATCAAGAACAAGAAAGGGGGAAGTCGTagtgaatactgtgaatatcacaagttATATGGGCACTCTACCAATAATTGTTACGACTTAAAAAATGTAACAGAAAAGCTGGCCAAAGAAGGTcagcttgatagatatctcatggaaagatcagaCAATCATGGAAAAAGGAAACGAGATGAGGAAGATTGGAGAGATCTGCCACCACGGACCCCGGAAcgacatatacatatgatatCGGAAGGGTTTGCTGGGGGAGGACTCACCAACTCATCTCGTAAAAGACATCTGAAGGAAGTTTACCAAGTTGGGAGTGAGCTGCTCGACCTCCCAATCAtctctttcaccaaagaagatgggcAGGGTATTGTTCCCGGACATGACGATCTGGTGGTAATTACCATGATTCTCACCAACACTCATCTACACAGAACACTGGTGGATCAGGGGAGCTCGGCAGACATCCTGTTCAAGCCAGTGTTTGACAAGTTGGGATTGGACGAAAAGGAGTTAAGGGCATACCCTGACACCCTCTTCGAACTAGGGAACACACCAATAAAACCACAAGGATTTATATCCCTACATAAAACTTTTGGAAAGGGAATGAAATCCAAAACTCTAAGTATCAACTTCATTGTCGTCAATTTGGGCTTGGCCTATAATGCCTTGATAGGTAGAACGGCCCTAAATTGGCTTGGAGCAGTGGTATCTACCCCTATCTTTGCATAA
- the LOC140184030 gene encoding uncharacterized protein, which yields MDRLVTFVYHHMGCLKKVRDGNVIYEGGLVTEIHRVNVETCNLFFVEGLFLDLGYPGYNEAYWLEPGFELGQGLRVLRTDAEVMRMCESAIKNDNIVHLYFDHPIDANPEIIDDDVVSSGSSESVVEVNPPGDERKTEVVSEKTGEVNQLSKVLTVVVKETLNEVVIEKGVDVNESEAGECGVMNEDVNHRNGDKEIEQPAAPEKVKRVRKRHPRPPPSGLSQERIAAESEQPEGDPLEAETVNEQIHERNDDDAHVANEGANNEEPLVDEMRAEEAATQNAGGVFI from the exons ATGGATCGTTTAGTTACGTTTGTGTATCATCACATGGGTTGCTTGAAAAAGGTTAGAGATGGGAATGTGATATACGAAGGGGGTTTAGTCACTGAGATACACAGGGTGAATGTGGAgacatgtaatttattttttgttgaggGGTTGTTTTTAGACCTGGGTTACCCTGGATATAATGAGGCGTATTGGCTAGAACCTGGTTTCGAATTAGGTCAGGGTCTTAGAGTACTGAGGACAGATGCTGAAGTGATGAGGATGTGTGAGAGTGCAATTAAAAACGACAACATTGTTCATCTCTACTTTGATCACCCTATTGATGCCAACCCTGAAATCATTGATGACGATGTGGTGTCTTCTGGTAGCAGTGAGAGTGTGGTTGAGGTCAATCCACCCGGTGATGAGAGGAAAACTGAAGTTGTGAGTGAGAAAACTGGCGAGGTTAATCAGTTGAGTAAGGTTTTAACAGTTGTTGTGAAGGAGACTTTGAATGAAGTTGTGATTGAGAAGGGTGTTGATGTTAACGAGTCGGAGGCCGGAGAATGTGGTGTTATGAATGAAGATGTGAATCACAGGAATGGGGATAAAGAGATTGAGCAACCTGCAGCTCCAGAAAAAGTTAAGAGGGTGAGAAAGAGGCATCCAAGACCACCACCCAGTGGTTTATCACAAGAAAGGATAGCTGCTGAATCTGAACAGCCTGAGGGTGATCCTCTAGAAGCTGAAACAGTAAATGAACAAATACAtgagaggaatgatgatgatgcaCATGTTGCCAATGAAGGTGCTAACAATGAAGAACCCTTGGTGGATGAGATGAGGGCAGAGGAAGCAGCTACTCAGAATGCAggag GTGTTTTTATATAG
- the LOC112796155 gene encoding 2-methylacyl-CoA dehydrogenase, mitochondrial-like produces the protein MMAGLDLERLVLAAGPLGIMQAYLDVILPYVRQREQFGRPIGNFSLYRIVLELYLLLLRVQPKLLCRQNNVWEEMDM, from the exons ATGATGGCTGGGTTGGATCTGGAGAGACTTGTTTTGGCAGCTGGTCCCCTTGGTATCATGCAGGCATATCTTGATGTGATCCTTCCTTATGTTCGACAAAGAGAGCAGTTCGGTCGTCCCATCGGGAATTTCAGTTTATACAG GATTGTGCTGGAATTATACTTACTGCTGCTGAGAGTGCAACCCAAGTTGCTTTGCAG GCAAAACAATGTTTGGGAGGAAATGGATATGTGA